From Manihot esculenta cultivar AM560-2 chromosome 18, M.esculenta_v8, whole genome shotgun sequence:
ataagtttttataaaatttatatatttataattttaaataatatggtaattttttttaattgattaaatggATATGTAAACTTATCTTTTTCGGTTTCACAGCACATCTTTTTGATGGTATATGTGGGGTATTTTATGGtcggttttattttaatttatggtcggttttattttaatttatggatttataaaaaaataaaagtgttaGAAGTGAAATAATTCTTTTGATTCATTTATcactttttctattttaaataaaattaaaattttaattcatatgAATGGAGCAAGATAACCGTCGAACTTTTGATTCATTTATcactttttctattttaaataaaattaaaattttaattcatatgAATGGAGCAAGATAACCGTCGAACTTCTAGTATCCATACTGAGATCGGatagtgaaaaaataaataagtttaaGGTCCAATAAATCTCACTAAACAGACCGGCTCAATATTGCACCATCCAATCCGTAACTAAAGCAGGTCGGACTGATCCTATGTTTGGATCCACAAAAGGAATGTCTAGTCCGGTGATATGACAGGAGATAAGAGAGCAGATCCAGTTATCTCGTAGCCTTATCTGCATACGCGCTGAGAGGAAATTAAATGACCGTCTGATAGAGATAATATATTGGTGCGTCTTCCTAGCCTAAATTACACACGCCTgtaaattttattctttctgaATCTCGAAACATTAAAGTAAATGTTCATTGAGTTCACATTACTTTAAATGGATCACTTCGATGCATTTCAGTAAATTGAAAATaccaataattataatttataaactcTTACAAATTAAACCTGGAAAGCTGTAGTTGGAATGGAAGGCATCTGCAATCATATCTCTAATATTCAGCAGATGATCTATGTTTGGGCAGATGTATTTGATGATACGGCTATCTATTATGCTTGAATTATTATTGGGCATCAAGGTGCAATGATTGATTCCCTTGTAGGATGGTTGGGGAAtgcaaagaaaatgaaagaataagAATGATATATATGCAATTGATTCTTGCATCTTGCATGGTTGCTTTTCTAATCTTAAATTGGTTTGTATGTAAATCTTTATATCTTTAATTACTTTGGAATAAGGAATGAAAATCTAAATCTATCTTTATATATCCTCATCTTTGATTATTATAGCTAGCTATTTCGATTTCTGCATAGGAGATATATATattatccttttattttttgagaTTTGAATTTTCTTTTCGAGTTTgtgaataaaaattcaaaataaactaTGTCaaatagcttttttttttttcttattttaattctGTTCACAAGCTATGAACCCAATATAGAGGATacccattttttttaattatttaataatgaaaTAGAAAAAGATAAGAGAGTAATTGTGACATTCACACATCAATAATTGGAGAACCCACTAATATATATCAAAACTAGCTTGGTCTGTCAATTTAGCATTGGCTATAACAAAAGGTAAATTGGGATAATTTTGCTTCAAAAATCAcaaaccaaatgatgttgtcGTCACCCTAAcccatataattattatatttaaataaataataataataataataataataataataataataataattagcgTGCCAAGCCAGCTACCCAAATGCATTACTTCTCTTGAGTGCTCTTTCCATAAATCACACAGCAAACCCAAGCCGTGATCTCTTGAGGCCTCCTAAGAAAAAAACCAAAAGCTTTTCCCTTCGCTAGGAAAATCGATACGAGTTCTAAATCGATAAAGCTAAGCTGAATTTTAAGCCGTTTAAGTTTGCTTTCATTTTAATCTAATTTTCaacttgatttattttaaatttaaattaaatattgataagttaaaatttaatttatttaacaaaCAGATCAATACGATTGAAGGTTTATTAAGCCAAATTGTTAATAACCCTTCAAAAGCTCAAGTTATTTATAATACtcgtaaattttaatttagaaagaATAAGTTTAGTTAaacaaattaatttgtaaaccaattaatgaatttaatatttataagttttaaattaaatttaaactttatttattttaaaaataaatggagtGAAACcaactttttaaataatttgagaGAAATTTAGTTGATTTACATCTTAAAATTCTTGATCCAAGAATAAAAGGTTGAGGGAGGCAGACCATATGGGTGAAAAAACAAAACAACAGAAAAAACTGCCAGAAAAAAGGAAGAGATCATCGAAATGGCTTTCGGTTAAGAAAAAGAGGGCCCCAACAAAGGGAGGAGAAACCAGACGCAGCAACAAAAGATGGATCCATGGGGCTATATTCTCTTGTGTTTTTTTGTGATGCGACATGTCATTTCGGCTTGGCAATGATTCATCTATAGGGTCCACAAATCTTAAACATTAGTGCTGAACCCACTCAAGCCCACCATCCCACTcttgtttttttcctttttctctctATGTCAGACCCCACCACGACCACCACCACCGCCACCATCTTCCTGCAATCTGGATATCCCCTCCCCTTGTTTCTTTTCTAGATTTTTATGGGTTATAATACTATGTTTTTTTAGTTAAATTGCTTGTATTCTTGAATACTCTTTGTGATGATCAcccattttccaatttcttatGAATTTCATTGCTAGGGGTTGAAAAGGAGAATCGGAAGATTATGCAAATCTCATTGATTTCATATTCTGCCTAAATGCAAATGACTGCATGCACAAGCAAGAACAAATTAATGAGGTAGCTATATAGGAGAATTTAATAGTCTCACTTTGGTATGAAGAATTACGCAAAGTGGGATTATTATGTTGAGGGAATTTGAGCTTTAATCATTGCCTCTACTCTACTGCTATAGCAAAATCTCTCATGGGTTTTCTTTTCTACTTCCATATTTAGACAGAtcaattagtttaattttttactaagaATAAATTGCTCCTATAATGATTATTGCCAAAAGTTTATGCTATCTATGCAgttaagcaaaataaaaatcattgattccactcctctctctctctagtgCCTATGCTTGGCTTGAAATATTGCTAGTTCAAAatacaatataaattattataaatttttattaaaaattttaaatttttaagaatgggtattattcattcattcactaatgttcaataattaaaaattatattactcATTTAATAAATTCAATGTAGAGTTCTCATACCTACAATtacttttatgaaaaaaaaaaaagttgctcGTGGCTATATATAGATATGGAAATGGAAGCTTTTGTTTTTGGGTAAGAGAATTTCACGTTTGATTGTGATTCCAATTGGTAATCATTTGTCAAGTGTATGGAATATTTTTCATTCTTGAAGTGAACTCCATCACATGTTTCTACCATATGTCTGATAATGGGAAATTTTTATGCTCATTGTCGatatatttatcattattatcataaaaaaaatcaatcattaaatttaataaaaattacgaTCAAATCCATACATATTCTCTGAGAACtagtttctataattttttataaaaaaaattaaaataaactttgaatttgatTAGCACAATCATAAGCAGTCCTTTGGGAGTTGGGCTCGCTTAATTTAAGCATATAAGAGGCTCACACAACAGCCTTCCTATGGGCTTCCCTGTTAGTTTTTATATCAATTCTTTCATGGCCGGCCTCCCCCAACTGTTCTTGGGCCTGTctcattaatatttaaatatttttataatttttaaaaatatattattagtctttataataattttaatcattaaatatttattatttaatacatataatatagaaaaattcattATTGATCTTTTAATTTGAAGCCCTTTCAATTTgtactttataaaattttttaaaattttataaaaattttaaaaattactttcacaattttataataaaatattaatttaatatttacttttaaaaaatattatatgataGCCCATTTTCATATAATAATCAGTAATCACATTATATAAATTTCTATACTGAGTTCAAAGCTAATGAATTGCTAAAATCTCAAGTCaatatataacaaaatttttAGTCAATTATGAAcaaatatttctaattttattgTTAACAAATTGAGTTATTCAATAaagcaaaattttaaaatgtatatacaaatataattatattcaaatttatttattatttaaaaatataaataaaatattatttttaaaaattaattaaaaaataaaatatttcaatatttcgaaaataaaaacaacattaaaaattagtaataattatataaaaatattaaaattttctaaaataatatagataaataataattatacaaTTAAAGATAACGTCCATTTATAATTACACCGTTAACGAATAAACATAATGTGTaacgaataaaaaataatagtaaattttttttatttaaaatgtttagcagtaaaatattttattaattttaattgttaaatattttattatttaatttttataatatttaaaataataataatatatcaatatattattttttcaaataaaaaaattaattaataatatatttataatagggAGACTGAATAGTAAATTTATCTCTAGAAACAAAGTAATTTTAAAAGCGAAATTACAGCGGATAGAAAAGGCCATTCTCTTGCTGGCACCAATTAAATTGGAGGGaggaagaaagaaaagttaaaaaaaaaacacagtaATAAAACAAACGCAAGTAGCAAAGGCGAAGGTCGGCTTCAGCTGCCTCCCTAAACGCCTCCTTAACAAACTAAGCGTAGGTCAGTTTCTCTCCTTACAACAACTAAGCATCTTAGGTTAAATTATCCATACTTATATTGatttttttccccctttttgCTGTTTGTGAtccttaatttatatttctctactttaattttgtttttatttaaaacatcaTCAATCGTCTGTTCATCCATCTTCATCAATCGAGTCATTGACTTGATCACTGTGGAATATGGAGGGTTTAATGAGCAAGCTAAGGAGTTTGGACGCTTATCCTAAAATCAATGAGGATTTCTACAGCCGTACACTCTCCGGTGGCATTATCACTATCGCCTCATCCATTGTCATGCTTCTCCTCTTCATCTCCGAGCTCAGTACGTTCTATAGtccctttttttatttatttttttgttacaCTCTCTCTTTTTCCAATTCTATTTTTTGTAGTTATTGTTTCTTTGCAGTGAATTGGATCTGTATAGACTCTATTTGCAATGAATTGGGACTTAAACTACATTATTGTTGATTCCGAAATTGAGTCATTTGTTTGAAATTAGAGAAAAAGAAGTTGTCTTTTTTTGGTGGGCATTATTTTCCTCATTTTGTAGTTTTAGTGCTTTTGTAATTCGCttcaattgaaaatttattttttccccGGAAGCTATATTATAAGTGGAGCTCTTATTCTTGTACTAGCTGGGTCTTTATTTGGTGTGTCTAGTTAAGTCGAGCGTCTTGGACAAGAGATGGTTACTGATGGATGCAAATTGTGGAGACATATATCATGTAAAGCCTTCTTAGTTCTTATGAGAAGCAAAAGATGTGTGTGATTTTGCgaatgagtttttgctttgttcccttctcaattattttttactcCTTTAACAGTTGCTCCCTTGAAATATACaagattaatataattttatttaactttccTTTTTAAACTTCTACAAAAcaccattaattatttttatactctTTTAACAATTACTCCCTTAGAACATACAAGAGCACTTATCTTCGAATTTTTAACCTTGTACAAAATGCACTCTTAACAGATAAAAGTTAATCAATTTAGCAATGAGCCAATGAAATATAGAGCTTTTGTTTGTTCTCTCAAATTGCCTTCTTTTCTTTGGGCTTActaatttttcttcttattgCAGGGTTGTATCTCCATGCCGTGACTGAAACAAAGCTTGTGGTGGATACTTCAAGAGGGGAGACTTTACGTATCAACGTAATGACTTAGTTTAGCAAATAATATAAGTATCAATTAGCTTTGAAGTGATGGAAACTACTTTACTATTATAATGATCAAATTTTGCTTATATTAGATTTAGGGTAGATTTCTTATGCATTTCGCTAACTTATCATAATcaaaactgtttttttttttagtaaaaaatgTGAATGGCATTTGAGAGCATGGATTCTGTAAATAGaatcatttttataattttattgcatGCATGGTTTATTTCCTAAAACTTCTTTTCTGCATTACCTGCTCtatgttatatttattatatctcCAAGTAATAGATCTGTGCCTCTGTCAATGCCTGTAAATGCAGTTTGACATCACCTTTCCAGCCCTTCCATGTTCTATTCTCAGCCTTGATGCAATGGACATCAGTGGAGAGCAGCATCTTGATGTAGTATGTATCACAGGACTTCATAATATCTCACTTCAGAGTTTTTGTTGTTAATTATGATTACTTGTCTAAATTAATGAATGTGCAGAGCATGCTTCTTATGAGTTTTTGTCCAAGTTCTTACAAAGTTTATACGAGCTATTGCTAAAGACACCTTTATTTCTTGCAGAAACATGATATTTTCAAGAAAAGACTAGATTCTAATGGCAATGTAATAGAATTACGGCAAGATGGTATTGGTGCTCCTAAGGTTAGTAATATAATATTGTTGGATGTCTCTATTGGAAACTACATTGGTGCACATCATGTATTGAATGAGTTCCTTCAATTTACCTTCAAATGTTCTATATTCATACTTACGGTGGGAAGCATACCCTTCCCTTGTAGGATATATCTGCTCATTAATCCATTATCTCATCAAGTTGCTATCATGAATCATGATGGTATTGCGTTATGTCTGAATGTACCAACTCGTCTTTGTCAGCAATCTGGGTAACCTTAATTTGTCTTACAATTGAAGTGAAAGTTGGAATCTCACTCAAGGATGAATTCTTCCTTACTCAACTTGGcggatatatatattttttttcttgactGATGTGAGAAGCAGAGAgatgataaataattaattcattttacAATATGGAAGCTTTGCGCCTATATAACAAGCTAAGTTGCGCCTATATAGCCAAGTTCCCTATATGATTCTGGGTATAACAAACAATTAGCTAATATATTCCATTTATAGATCTTCAAACTATAGTTGTCAAATCGAGATTTGAATTGGGAATCTATGATTGGTCAATTGAGAATTGGATTGGATTGTAAGTTTctatagaaattttaaaaattaattaaaaatgatatatGTCCCAAAGTAACAAGtaacattttatatatatatatattagaagtATGATAATAGAACAATATATTCTTAGATGTTATACAGTTCTATATTATCATTATGTTTTTTTGAGTTGTAGATAATTATTAGCATTGTACATGTGTTGGAACTCTTCTTTAAATTTGGTCAAATAATTAACTAATGAGAAGGGGTAGTTGGCTAAATTAAAAGGTTgaaatatattcatataatatGTCCTAATTTGACATGTATAACTAGAGAAGTAAATTAACAAAAAAGAGGGGGTGGGGGGTGGGGGTGGGGGCAGGGGGGAAGAAGATGGACAGGGAAAAGAATGGATAGTGTAAGAAAAATAACTTAGAGAAGGTTTTGTGTACACTTCTCATAGTAAATATGAGGTAAAATCTTAAAGGCCTTTAGAAAAAGAATCAACTGAATCGGTTGAGTGATATTGATTCATCCAATTTACTATTAATTCTTCTAAGTCAGTCATGATTCAGGTACATTTGCGCTTCATCCTATAGATTTGAATTGCTAGGTTAAGGAGTCGACTCAAATCAAGAATCATATGATTCTAGCAACTATGCTTCAAGCAATGCCTGATTTATTCAATTCACTGCTCTACATATCATCCTCACCTTTGATTTGATATTAGGAGCTACATATAGATCATCCTCACTCGTCCCAGAAGTTCtcatctttttctttcttttactgATGCTAGGATCATTATGCTTTGTCTGTTTTAACATATAGGTCCTATTAAATTATCGTTTTGCCTTTCTGTCTCTTCTTGTGTCACTTATTACTATTTGTAATTGGTGCAGATTGAAAAGCCTTTGCAGAGACATGGTGGCAGGCTTGAGCATAATGAGACATATTGTGGTTCATGTTATGGTGCTGAAGCGGTAAGCTTGTCAGTCAGGAAATATTGTGAGAAAAATAAGTGTAGTGCAGCATCAAATTGTTAATTAATGAGCTCAGCATTCTAATGTTTTTGCATATTGTTTTCCCTCTCAAAGAAGGGAAAAGAGAAGCATCTATTTTTGTGGCTTGCATTCAGTTATGCCTTCTTTCAGGAGGCCTGCTAAGAGTAGTCTTAATTGTGTCGTTACTAATGATAAAGATCATATTACAATTTATTCTTTATTTGTCTGTGGTACTTTCTGATATTTCCTTTTAATTGCAGTCAGATGAGGAGTGTTGTAATTCTTGTGAGGAAGTTCGTGAAGCATATCGAAGGAAAGGTTGGGCAATGTCAAATCCGGATTTGATTGACCAGGTCTGTCAGCTTGTCTTTCAATTTGTTACCTTTTCTAGATCTAAGCAACTTTTAGATTTATACGTGGTTGAGCCACTCCTAGCTAGTCTTGGGACCACATGATTGGATGAACATGATAAATATTACATAGTTTTGTTCAGTGCAAAAGGGAAGGTTTTCTACAAAGGATTAAGGATGAGGCAGGTGAAGGGTGCAATATTTATGGATTTTTGGAAGTTAATAAGGTGGCTGGTAATTTTCACTTTGCACCTGGCAAGAGCTTTCAACAATCAAATGTTCACGTACATGATCTGCTGGCATTTCAAAAGGACAGTTTTAATGTAAGTGATAATCTTTTCTTTTGGCCTACCAGGAGATTAGACATCTATTATAGGACATTGCACAAAAAGATATTGTAATctagttttcatgttttgttaGACCAGCCATATGACTAATTTACGGAATGTGATGCAGATAAGTCACAAGGTCAACAGGCTAGCTTTTGGAGATTATTTTCCTGGTATTGTGAATCCTCTTGATGGGTAATTCTCTATGCTCTCAACCTGTTTTGTGGTGTCTATCTATTTTGCTCTAAGGCTCTGTTTGTTTCAAGAAAATAACTTGTACgaggaaaaatattttctaagaaaataatttaatttttcattatttggttgcaaatattaaaaaaaaaaaagaatgtacTAAATTTATATAAGAAAGTTTAGTAGTATTAATAAGATTCGG
This genomic window contains:
- the LOC110606913 gene encoding endoplasmic reticulum-Golgi intermediate compartment protein 3, with product MEGLMSKLRSLDAYPKINEDFYSRTLSGGIITIASSIVMLLLFISELRLYLHAVTETKLVVDTSRGETLRINFDITFPALPCSILSLDAMDISGEQHLDVKHDIFKKRLDSNGNVIELRQDGIGAPKIEKPLQRHGGRLEHNETYCGSCYGAEASDEECCNSCEEVREAYRRKGWAMSNPDLIDQCKREGFLQRIKDEAGEGCNIYGFLEVNKVAGNFHFAPGKSFQQSNVHVHDLLAFQKDSFNISHKVNRLAFGDYFPGIVNPLDGVHWTQETPSGLYQYFIKVVPTVYTDVSGHTIQSNQFSVTEHFRSEEVGRLLQSVPGVFFFYDLSPIKVTFTEEHISFLHFLTNVCAIVGGVFTVSGILDSFIYHGQKAIKKKMEIGKFS